Sequence from the Methanobacterium alkalithermotolerans genome:
AGTTATTTTTATATTTTTTTAGGGCTTTTTAGTTCTTTTTTTCTATTTTATCCACTATTTCAGGGTTTTTTGGGGTTAGCGTTCGCTAGGTTGTGTTTATTTTTTGCAGGGTTTTTAGTTGTAGTAAGTTGTAACAGAAGCATGAAAACAGGTTTTTGGTGTGTACTCTGAGTGTAGTGGTTACTAAATGGTGACCTGACTTGAATATGTTTTTAATTACGGCGTAAGGCCGTTCGCCGGCGGATCTTTTTCGGGTGATTCGCTTGTTGCGATTTTTATCCCGGATTCCCAATGGATGTGCACGCACTGCACGTTTCATAGTGGCATCATATCCTTTGCAGGCTGCTCCGAAGTATCCACGGTCTCGATAAACTACTTCACCAGGTTTGCTGAGGTCAATTTGACTATCATGGATCTCAGCCGTTGTAGTTTCCAGTCTACGTATCAAATCATAATCCTTATCGGCCAGTGTATGTAATTTATATCCAAAATAGGATTTACCGCCTTTTTTAGACCATTCTCCTTCTTTATTACGTCTGGTTTTGGCTTCAGGTCCACGAGGTTCATTAACTCTTTGATGACCAGGATCAGCTGTAATGAAAGTAGCATCCTGTATAACGCCTTCTTTGACCTTTAGTCCCTTGGAATCGATTTGTCTTTGCAGTTCTTTCCATATATATTCGTCTTTACCAGTATCAATTAATCGTTCTCTGAATGCCCAGACCGTGGAACGGTCTGGGATTCTTTCAGGGAATCCTAAGAACTTTTGAAAGGATATTCGATCGTTAGCTTGTCTTTCAAGCTCAGGATCAGATAAACCATACCATGATTGCAAAACCAACATCTTTATCATAACTATTTCATCATTATTAGGCCTACCACCACGTTCAGACTGATTATAATACATATCTCGAATAACAGGTCTGAAAGCTTCCCAATCAATAAGAGGATCAATCTCAGCAAGCTTATCACCCAGCTGTTTCACGCGATCATACTGCTTATTCATGAAATAATTCTCAAAAGACTTCATAATACTCCTATAACCATAAAACTATATAAATATATACCTAAACCCCATTAAACACATTAAAATCACGAATTCAACTTCCTCAAAATTTAAAAGAATTAAAAATCAAGAGATAATAGAAATTCTCTCAAATTATTTTATCTATATCTGTTAATTATTAAGAAAGAATCTTAATTTTAGATTTATTTATTAAAATTTTATTGTGGTATCAGGATCAATGCCCTAACCGAAACTTTTATATACCATGGACAACTTTTTTAGTATATCGGAATAAGGCTTCCGGTATCCGCAAAAACTTGAAGCCTGATTTTCTCCGAAATATAGAATTATCATACTATTGA
This genomic interval carries:
- a CDS encoding IS5 family transposase, coding for MKSFENYFMNKQYDRVKQLGDKLAEIDPLIDWEAFRPVIRDMYYNQSERGGRPNNDEIVMIKMLVLQSWYGLSDPELERQANDRISFQKFLGFPERIPDRSTVWAFRERLIDTGKDEYIWKELQRQIDSKGLKVKEGVIQDATFITADPGHQRVNEPRGPEAKTRRNKEGEWSKKGGKSYFGYKLHTLADKDYDLIRRLETTTAEIHDSQIDLSKPGEVVYRDRGYFGAACKGYDATMKRAVRAHPLGIRDKNRNKRITRKRSAGERPYAVIKNIFKSGHHLVTTTLRVHTKNLFSCFCYNLLQLKTLQKINTT